From Erythrobacter sp. YJ-T3-07:
CTCATCCGCGTGCCAGTCGCCAGACTTGCCGCCGGTCTTGGCCAGCAGCCGGACCTGTTCGATCACCATGCCCTTATCCAGCGCCTTGGCCATGTCGTAGATCGTCAGCAGCGCGATGTTGCACGCGACCATCGCTTCCATCTCGACCCCGGTCTTGCCGGTGAGCGAGGCGGTGGCGGTGACGCGCACGGCATCATCCTCGACCGCGCAGTCCACGCTCACGCTGTCGAGTGCCAGCGGATGGCAGAGCGGGATGAGGCTGGCGGTCTGCTTGGCGGCCATGATCCCGGCAATGCGCGCGGCGGCGAGGACATCGCCCTTGGGCACGGTGCCATCACGGATCGCGGCCAGCGCCGCGGCATTCATCGCGATCCGGCCAGTGGCGGTGGCGGAACGGGCGGTTTCGGCCTTGCTGCCCACGTCGACCATGCGGGCCGAGCCATGCTCGTCCAGATGCGTAAGGCCGCTCATCTCGTCGCTCCTGCAGAACGGCTGACACACTTGGCACAGTGTCTAAAGGCAAAAAAGCCACCCGCCCGCATGACGTTGGACAGCGATGGGAGAGCGTGTTGGAGGGGTAGGGTGCGGGCCATGCGCCGACCATGCCATGCATGGCGCATGTAGGACAGACTCAGCGGTTCAGAAGATCGCGCGTCGCCGCCTCGACGTCGGCCTGCCGCATCAGGCTCTCGCCAACCAGAAAGCCGTGCGCACCCGCCGCCTCCAGCCGCGCACAGTCGGCGGCGCTGCCGATGCCGCTTTCGGAGATCAGGAACGCGCCTTCGGGGGCCAGCGGGATCAGTGCTTCGGTGGTGGCGATGTCGGTCGTGAAGCTGCGCAGGTCGCGGTTGTTGACCCCGATCAGGCGGGATTTCAGCTTGTGCGCACGCTCCATCTCGGTGGCGTCGTGGACTTCGACCAAAACGTCCATGCCCAGCTCGTCCGCAGCAGCTTCGATCTCGGCCGCCTGCTGGTCGGTCAGCGCGGCGACGATGATCAGGATCGCGTCCGCACCCATCGCGCGCGCTTCGCCGCATTGCCACGGATCGACCATGAAATCCTTGCGCAGCGCGGGCAGGGCGCATGCTTCGCGGGCGGCGATGAGGTAGTCCGAGTGGCCCTGGAAATACTTCTCATCCGTGAGGACGGAGAGGCACGATGCGCCAGCAGCGGCATAGGCCTTCGCATGTTCGGCAGGCTGGAAATCCTCGCGAATCAATCCCTTGGAAGGCGAAGCTTTCTTGATTTCTGCGATCAGCGCGCGGCGGCCATCCGCGTGGGTCTGGCGCAGTGCCGCCTCGAACCCGCGCGGCGGGGCCTGCGCGGTGATACGCGCTATAAGTTCGCTGACTTCGATCTGCGCTTGGCGCTCGGCGACTTCGTCGCGCTTGGTGGCGCAGATTTCTTCGAGTTTGTTCATTGGCGACCGCTCGCGAAAACCCATTCGCGCTTCGACAAGCTCAGCACGAACGGGTTTGGTGAGGTTTGGAAGGGAGCCGTTCGTCCTGAGCCTGTCGAAGGGCGGACGGCGGGGGAGAGACGATCATCCATCACTTCGCCATCGCAATCCAGCGCTCGAGCAGCCGCTGCGCCCCGCCGCTGTCGATCGCCTCTGCCGCGCGCGCCGCGCCCTCTTTCCAGTCCTCGGTCTCGCCCGCAGCGATCAGCGCGGCGGCGGAGTTGAACAGCACCGCGTCGCGGTACGGCCCCGGCGACCCCTTCAGCAGTGCGCTCAGCGCCTTGGCGTTGTGCTGCGGATCGCCGCCGCGAATGGCTTCGACCGGCGCATGCTCCAGACCCGCCATGCTCGCATCGACGCGGCGCATCGCGAATTCATTGCCGGTGACGTCCGCCATTTCGTTCCCGGCGGCGAGGCTCAGCTCGTCGAGCCCCTCGTCGCCCGAGACGATCAGCGTGCGCTCGGTGCCGAGGCGCGCGGCGGCCTCGCCATAGATCGAGACATAGCCGGGCCGCGCGATACCGATCAGCTGGCGCTTGATGCCGACCGGGTTGGACAGCGGCCCCATCAGGTTGAAGATTGTCCGGCGACCCAGTTCCTTGCGGATCGGCTGAATGCGGCGCATCGCGGGGTGATGGTTGGGCGCGAAGAGGAAGCAGATGCCGATCTCGTTCAGCGTCTTTTCCGCCGTGCGCCCGGCGGCTTCCATGTCGAGGCCGAGCACCTCCAGCGTATCCGCCACGCCCGAGAGCGAGGAGATCGCCCGGTTGCCGTGGCGCGCGACGGGCACCCCGCAGGCGGCAACCACCAGACCCACGGCGGTCGAGACGTTGAGCGTGTGGTGCCCGTCACCGCCGGTGCCGCAAACATCGATCGCATTGTCCGGCCCGTCGACCGGGATGTATCGCGCCCTGAGCGCGCGCGCCGCGCCCGCGATCTCGTCGGCGGTTTCGCTGCGTTCGGTCATCGCGAGCAGGAAGCGCGCGATCTCCTGATCGCTGGCTTCCCCGTCGAGGATCCAGCCGAAGACTTCCTCGGCTTCGGCCTCGTTCATGTGCGGGACGGCGAGCGGGAGCGACTTCATGCCGCCTGCCTTTCGCGCGCTTCGATGCCGCAAAGCCGCAGGAAATTGGCGAGCAGGTCGTGACCGTGCTGCGTGGCGATGCTTTCAGGGTGGAACTGGACGCCGTGGATCGGCAGCTCGGCGTGGCGGAAGCCCATCACGCTGGTGCCGTCGAGCCCCGGCGTCTCGCTGGTCGCGTTGACGTGCAATGCCTCGGGAATGTCCTCCACCACCAGTGAGTGATAGCGGGTCGCGTTGAAGGGGCTGGGCAGGCCCGCGAACACGCCACTGGCGTCATGCGTCACCGCGCTGGTCTTGCCGTGCATCAGCCCGCCCTGAACCACGCGCCCGCCAAAATGCTGCCCGATCGCCTGATGGCCGAGGCACACGCCCAGCAGCGGCAGCCGCGCATCGGCGCAGGCGGCGACGGTATCGAGCGTGATCCCCGCCTCGTTCGGCGTGCGCGGGCCGGGCGACAGCAGGATGCCCTTCGCCCCGCTCGCCACCGCCTCGCGCGCGGTCAGCGCGTCGTTGCGCTCCACGCGCACTTCTGCGCCCAGTTCCTGCAGGTAGTGGACGAGGTTGAAGGTGAAGCTGTCGTAATTGTCGATGACGAGGATCATGGGGTTAGCCCTGCTTCCACCGAGTTATTCAGATGAGCGCGAATAGAATCAACGATGGTCGCTTCGACTTGCCCCTTGGAAATAAGAATCATTTCCCTGTCAGTGACCATCAAAGCCAAGAGCCGATCATTTTCATGCCACCGTTTGATTTGGCTCCAGGTCAACGATAGCTGACCGATTGCGCTGCTCGTCCTGATGCCAGCGACATCCGTCTCGATCTCTAAGCCGTCTATGAGTCTGCTCGTGTCGGCCTTCATCTTGCGCACACGGTACGGAAGGGCGAATGCCGTCAAGGCAACGAGGACTGCAGCGACGATCGTGGTGTAAAGCAGCGCATCACGTAGGTCGGCCAAGAGATAGGCCGGGTCCCACGCATAGAACCAGGCGTCGACACCTACCAACAAAGCGGCATAGATCGCCCACAGGATCAGAAACGCAACAAGGAACCGCCGCCAAAGCCAGCGGTGCCGGACAATCAGCCAATTGGCTGAGATCCAGTCCTTTTGGTCGGGCACGACCCGGAATCGGTGCCGAGGTGGTGAGGGCTGCGTCACAACGCCAGTTTGTCCGTCGCGCGCACCAGCCCGTCGATGATCCCCGGCTCGCCAGCCGAGTGGCCTGCGTCGTGGACGATCCACAGCTCGGCTTCGGGCCAGGCTTTCTTCAGCTCCCATGCGGAGACGGGCGGGGTGCAGATGTCGTGGCGGCCCTGCACGATGATGCCGGGGATGTCTTTGATCTTGCCGACGTCTCGCAGCAGCTGGCCTTCCTCGAGGAAGAAATTCTCGAGGAAGAAGCGCGCGCAGATACGGGCGAAGGGGACGGCCTTGGACGGATCGGCGAAGCTGCCCAGCAGCTCTTCATTGGGCAGCAGCGTTGCGACATTGCCTTCCCACAAAGACCATTCCTTCGCGGCGGCGAGGCGGGTTTCCTCGTCGTCGCTGGTCAGGCGCGCGTGGTAGGCTTTGACCAGATTATCGCGCTCGTCCTCGGGGATCAGGCCGGTGAACTTGTCCCACTGTTCGGGCATGATCTCGCTCGCGCCGTAGGAGTAGAGCCAGTCCTTCTCCTTCTGGCGGCCGAGGAACACGCCGCGCAGCACGATCTCGCTGGTCCTTTCGGGGTAGGTCTGCGCGTAGGCGAGCGAAAGGGTCGCGCCCCAGCTGCCGCCGAAGACCTGCCATTTCTCGTGCCCGCACATTTTGCGCAACCGCTCGATGTCCTCGACGATCCGCCAGGTGTCGTTGTTCTCGATCTCCGCGAAGGGCAGCGACTTGCCGCAGCCGCGCTGGTCGAACAGCAGGACATCGTATTTCTCCGGGTTCCACTGGCGGCGGTGCGCGGGCGACATGCCGCCGCCGGGGCCACCGTGGAGGAACACCGCAGGCTTCGCGCCGGGCGTGCCCACGCGCTCGTAATAAAGCGAGTGCCCTTCGCCGACATCGAGCATGCCGGTCTCGTAAGGTTCGATCTCGGGATAGAGCGTGCGTTCGTATTCCATCATCATTCCTTGAATTCGACGACCACCAGCGGGCCGAGGTCGGCGCGGGTGTCCATGCGGCCGCGCGCAGGGTCCCACAGGCTCGATACCGTCCCGTCGAGATAGAGCGCGTTGGGCGTCTTCGCCACGTCGCGGAAGAAGCGCACGAACTGGCCGAAGCTGACCGGGCGGCTGGAAATGACGAAATGCGCCTTGCCGTCCTTGTCTACGCCTACGCCGTTGCGGATGCGCTTGGAGGGGCCGTCCGCCGAAATCTCAGGATGGACCTTGCCATCGATCAGCAACATCGGGCCGCTCTGCGTGCCGAAATCGGGGCGGTCGCCCACGGTGTGATAGAAATCCTCCGTGGTGCGGATGCGCCAGGTGCCGCCGGTGCCGTAGAACACGCCATTGGGCTTGAGGTGGAAATTGCCCGAGCCGTCATTGCGGTTGAGCTCCTGCAGCCGATCCTTGTTCTGGACGTAATAGCCGATCGGCTTGCCTTCACCGTCATACATCCCCGCATTCATCGCGAAGGCGACGCGCGGAGCATCCTTGGGCCGCGAGACCGAATATTTGGCGAGGCTGCGATAAGGCGGATTGCCGAGGACCATCGCCACGCGATGCTTCGCCGGATCGGCGACGCATTCGGTGAACATCACGTCTTCGAACCGGACCGGCTGGCACGCAGAATCCTCGGGCGCGGTGGTCTCGCTGGGTGTCGGCGTGGGCGTCGGGCTGGCCGAAGGCTTCGCCTCGGCCTGCTCGGCACGCGCGATTTCGACGCCCTTCTCGCCGCTGATGTCGGTGCGGATCACGGGATCGCCCGCAGCAGGCTGATCGCAGGCAGCCAGTGCAACCAGCGAGAGGGCGATGAGGGGGAGGCTGCGGCGCATCACTGGCCGAACCCCGCTTCGCCAGCCACCCGCACCGCTTCGCGCGCGGCGGCGAGCAGTGCGCCCGCCTTCGCCTCGCACTCGCGCTGTTCGGATGCCGGATCGCTATCCGCGACGATCCCTGCGCCCGCAGTGACGTGCAGCGTGCCGTCCTTCACCAGCCCGGTGCGCAGAACGATGCACGAATCGAAACTGCCGTCGGGCGCGAAATAGCCGACTCCGCCCGCGTAGGGTCCGCGCTTCTCGCTCTCCAGCTCGGCGATGATCTCGCACGCGCGCAGCTTGGGCGCACCGCTGACGGTGCCCGCGGGGAAGCCTGCGAACAGCGCGTCGAGCGCATCCTTGCCTGCGTCGAGGCGGCCCTGAACATTGCTGACGATATGCATGACGTGACTATAGCGCTCGACCATGAAGCTGTCCGTCACTTCGACACTACCCGGTGTGGAAACACGACCAGTGTCGTTGCGCCCGAGGTCGAGCAGCATCAGGTGCTCGGCGCGCTCCTTGGGATCGGCGAGCAGCTCGCGCTCCGCTTCGCGGTCCGCCTCGGGCGTCTTGCCGCGCGGACGGGTGCCCGCGATCGGGCGAATGGTGATCTGTCCGTCTCTCAGCCGGACGAGAATTTCGGGGCTGGAGCCGACCATGCCCACCTCGGGCAGGTCGAGCAGATAGAGGAAGGGCGAGGGGTTCACCCGCCGCAGCGCGCGATACAGCGCCATCGCCGAGTGGGGGAAGGGGGTGGTGAAGCGCTGGGCGAGCACCACCTGGAAAATGTCGCCTGCGACGATGTAGTCCTGTGCGCGAGCCACCCGCGCGGCGTAATCATCCCCCGCGACGGTCGGGCGCAGGTCCATCGTCTCCGGGTCGAGCGTATCCGGCGCCGCATCGCCGTGGGGGACAGGCTGCGAGAGGCGCCGCAGCGCCTCCTCGATCCGTTCTTCTGCGGCGTCCAGCACATGATCGGGCTCGGCGTCCGAAGGCCACACCGGCGCGATCACGAAAACCTCGTCGGTCAGCGCGTCGAACACCAGCACCAGCCCGGGACGGGTGAACACCATGTCTGGCAGGCCCAGCGGATCGTCGCCGGCGCGCGGCAGTTTTTCGACCAGTGCGAAGGTCTCGTACCCGAAATAGCCGACCAGCAGGGCGAGGGCAGGCGGCAGATCCTCCGGCGTGGGCATCGCGATCTCGCCCAGCAGATGGCGCAGCGCGGCCAGCCCGTCGCCTTCGACCGGGGCGAAGGCATCGCGATTGCGCCGCCAGTCGCGATTGACCTCGGCGTTCTCGCCATCGGCGCGCAGCACCAGATCGGGATCGAGCCCGAGCATGGAGTAACGCCCGCGGATCTCTCCCCCCTCGACCGATTCGAGCAGGAAGTCTCCGCGCCCGTCCTCCATCAGCGCGCATGCCGCGCCGACCGGGGTCAGCGTGTCGGCGATGCGCCGCTGCCAGACGAGCGCGGGCAGGCCCTGTGTCAGCCGGTCATGTGCGGCATCACGATTGCGCAGCATCTCGCGGCGACTAGTTGGCGGACTGGCCGGTGAGCTGGCGGCGCACGGTTTCGATCGCGTCCGCATTGCGCTCGATCCCCACTTCGGTGCGGATCGCCTTGCGCAGCTGGTCGCCGTACTCGCGGCTCAGCAGCTGGGCATAGCCGCGCCGTGCCTCACCCATCAGCGGATCGTCCTTGTCGATCTTGCCGGCGGTGATCTCGTCGAGCTGGACCAGGAAGAAGCCGGCATTGCGCGGTGCCTCGAGTCGCTTGGCAGTGCCTGCGGACATCGCGAACATCAGCGAGATCGGCGGGTTGGGGCGCTGCATCTGCATCATCTGCTCGCGCGTCAGGCTGAGCGGCTGGGCCGGGGGCAGGCTGACCTTCTCGGCCCGCATTGCCTCGGCCAGCGAGGCTCCGCCGCGCACCCGCTTGAGGATCCGGTCGGACGCCGCCTTGGCTGCCTTGGCGCCTTCGGCCATCGCCCAGCGCGCGGAGACCGCATCGCTGATTTCCTTGAGCGGCGGGACCGCGGCAGGAGAGATGTCTGACGCTTCGTAGAGGACGAAAGTCTTGCCCGTCTCGACCTCGGCGATCTGCGGCTGGCCTTCGCGCATCTGGAACACGGTCTGGATCAGCGGCTGCACGATTTCGGGAGCGGCGTCGCCCGGCTGGCCGCCGAATACCTGACCATTGGCGAGCAGCGGCCCCGTGGTTTCGGTTTCGAGCTTGAGCGCATCGGCGATGTCGCTGAAGGATTCGCCGCTATTGACCCGCTCGTCGATCGTGCTCGCCAGTTCGGTCAGTGCGCGGCGCTGCTTTTCCGCGCGCAGCGCGTCGGCGATTTCGTCACGGGCCTGGGCGAGGGTGCGTGCCGCGATCGTCTCCACATCGTCGATCCGCACCACATGATAGCCGAGCGGGCTGCGCGCGATCGCTGCGATCTTGCCCCGACCGGCGGAGAAGACCGCCTGCGCGACGGCGGAATTGGCCTGCTGGACGTAATCCTCGCGCGTGATCGGGCCGATCTGCTGCGTTTCCAGGCCGGCTTCCTCCGCAACCTGCGTCAGCGAAGCGCCTTCGGAGACGCGCTTGCGGAAGCTCTCGGCCGCCTGCTTGGTCGGCACGATCAGCTGGGTGAAAGTGCGGTTCTCGCTCGCGCGGTAGAGGTCGGCATTGTCCTGATAACGCTTCTTGATCTCGGCAGCGGTCGGCTCGATCGAGTCGGTCAGCTGCTCGGTCCCGAAGCGGGCATAGCGCACCTGCCGCCGCTCGGGCCGCATGAAGTCGGTGCGGTTTGCGTTGTAGAAAGCCTGCAGCTGCTTGGCGGTCGGGTCGTCCTTGGGGGCGAAGAGTTCGGCGGGGACCAGCGCGATCGAACCCTCGCGCTTCTCGCGCAGCTGGGTGGCGTAGCGCGCCACGATACTGTCGGGGAATTTCGCGCCGAACACGGCGGGCACCAGCACCTGCTGGGCGATCAGCCCGTCGGACAGGTCTTCACGCACGACCTGGTCGGTCAGCCCCTGCTGCTGCAACGCGGCGCGGTAGACATCGGCGCTGAAGCTGCCGTCGGGGCCGCGGAAGGCGGAGATCATGCGGATTTCGCTGTTGATCAGGTTTTCGCCCGCGCGCACGCCCAGCATCCTGCCGAATTCGGACACCGCGACCCGGTCCAGCAGGGTGTCGAGCACCTGCGTCAGGCCGCCATTCTCGACGAATTCTTCCATCGAGAGCGTCGGGTCGTCCTGCTGCACCTGGCGGAACGCATTGTCCGTCGACTGGCGCAGTTCGGCGGTGGTCACGTTTTCATCGCCCACCACAGCCACATTATTTGTCCCCGAAAGACCGCCGAAAGAGCCCGAACTGCCGACATCGCCGGCGGCAAAGGCGATCGCGATCAGGACCAGGAAGCCGATCGTCAGACCGAGGCCGATCTTGGACTGGAAGAAGGACCGGAAGAAATTGATCATGGGTGCGGGGGCCTTACGGGTGGAAGCTGGCAGATTGCTGGTAAGCACCGGCGCTGTGTTGCGCTGGCGCATCGCGCGCAAGCCTTAATTCGGCGAAGAGCGTGCCGCAAGGCGAGCATGGTTTTGACCTTGGCGGCGTCCTTCGCTACCGAGCCGCGTCTGCGTAACGGGAGAAACCCGCTGCGCGACATTATTTCTTAGAAAAACAGCAGGAAACCTATCGGAATGGCGATCCGCCCTTTCATCGTTGGCAATTGGAAGATGCACGGCACGCGTGCGATGCTGTCCGAAGCGCGCGCGATCGACCGCGCAGCGCAGCGGCTGATGCAGGTCGAGATCGCTCTCGCACCGCCCTACACCCTGATCCACCCAGTCCGCCGCGAGGCCGAGCAGATCGGGGTCGGCGCGCAGGATTGTCACCCCGCCGATGGCGGCGCGCATACCGGCGATATTTCCGCCGCGATGGTCGCCGATGCGGGCGCGGGCTTCGTGATTCTGGGCCACAGCGAGCGGCGCCAGGGCCATGGCGAGAAAGATTCGCTGATCTGCGAGAAGGGCACCGCCGCGCTTGCCGCCGGGCTCAAGCTGATCCTGTGCTGCGGTGAACCGATGGAGAAGCGCGAATCGGGCAAGGCGGTCGATTTCGTGCTCCGCCAGCTCAAGGCGTCGCTCCCCGCGACGATCGAGGAGCCGGGCGAGCGGCTGACCATCGCGTACGAACCGATCTGGGCGATCGGCAGCGGCCGCGCGGCGAGCATCGACGAGATCGTCGAGATGCACAGCGCGATCCGCGCCTTCCTGGTCAAGACCTTCGGCGAGGAAGAAGGCGCGGCGGTCCGCATCCTCTATGGCGGTTCGGTCAATGCCGAGAACGCGGCGGAGATCATCGCCGGGGACGAGGTTGGCGGTGCGCTGGTCGGCGGGGCGAGCCTGTCTGCCGAAAGCTTCATGAACATCGTGCTCGCGGTGCAGGAAGTTATCACCAACCGCGATTGAGCCGGGGCGGGGCGCAGGCATTGCTTGCCTAACGCGCGCCAAGATCCCATCTGGCACCAAGATATCAGCCGAAAGCAGCCATCATCATGTTTCTTTTCCTCACCGTTCTCCAGGCGATCATCGCAGCCGCGCTGGTCGGCGTGATCCTGATGCAGCGTTCCGAAGGCGGCGGCCTCGGGATCGGCGGCGGCGGTTCGCCTGGCGGCATGATGAGCGCACGCGGCGCGGCGGACTTCCTGACCCGCGCGACCCGCTGGCTGGCGGTCGTCTTCGTGGTCCTGTCGATCATCCTCGCTTCGCTCGCGGTGAACATGACGGGCACCGATTCGATCGAATCGACGCTCGACCGCAATGTTGCCCCCGCTGCGCCGGCCGATCCGCTGGCGCAGGGCGGCGCAGCTGCGCCCGCTCAGGCCCCCGCTCAGCAGGGTGACGCGGCCGATCAGGGCGACGCGACCGACCCGCTCGCAGGCGCAACCGAATAAATTTCCTCAAAAGGCGGTGATGGAGGCGGGCCGACGCGTTGCAACGGCTTGCCTTCGCACGCCCTTAACCCGTAAGGCCCACCTCCCATGGCGCGGTATATTTTCATCACCGGCGGCGTGGTTTCCTCGCTCGGCAAAGGTCTCATGGCGGCATCGCTCGGCGCGTTGCTGCAGGCGCGTGGCTACAAGGTCCGCATCCGCAAGTTCGACCCCTATCTGAACGTCGATCCAGGGACCATGAGTCCGTACCAGCACGGCGAGGTCTACGTCACCGACGACGGGGCCGAGACCGACCTCGATCTTGGTCACTACGAACGCTTCACCAATGTTTCCGCGCATCAGGCGGACAACATCACCAGCGGCCGGGTCTATCAGGACATCATCGCCAAGGAGCGCCGCGGCGACTTCCTCGGCGCGACGGTTCAGGTGATCCCGCACGTCACCGACGCGATCAAGGAATTCGCGCTGGCCGATCAGGGCGACCACGATTTCATCCTGTGCGAGATCGGCGGCACCGTGGGCGATATCGAATCGCTGCCCTTCATGGAGGCGATTCGCCAGCTGCGGAACGAGCTGGAGCCGATGCAGACGCTCAGCGTCCATGTGACGCTGGTGCCCTTCATCGCTGCGGCGGGAGAGCTGAAGACCAAGCCGACCCAGCATTCCGTGCGCGAACTCGCCGCACTGGGGATCAAGCCCGACATCCTGCTGTGCCGGTGCGAGCATTTCCTCCCCGAATCCGAGCGCCGCAAGATCGCCCAGTTCTGCAACGTGCGCGCCGAATCGGTGATCCCCGCGCTGGATGCGGCCTCGATCTACGCGGTGCCGCTGCAATATCACGAGGAAGGGCTCGACCGCGAAGTGCTGCGCGGCTTCGGCATTACCGACGCGCCGGAGCCCGATCTGGCCCCATGGCGCGAAGTGACCGACCGCTATTTCCACCCAGAAGGCGAAGTGACCATCGGCGTGGTCGGCAAGTATGTCGGCCTCAAGGATGCGTACAAGTCGCTCAACGAAGCGCTGATCCACGGCGGCATGGCCAACAAGGTGCGGGTCAAGCTGCGCTGGATCGACGCAGAAATCTTCGAGCAGGACCCGTCCGACATCGCCGCCCAGCTGGAGCCGCTGCACGGTATCCTGGTGCCCGGCGGCTTCGGTGAACGCGGCAGCGAGGGTAAGATCGCCAGCGTGCGCTTCGCGCGCGAACGCAAGGTGCCGTTCTTCGGCATCTGTCTCGGCATGCAGATGGCCTGCATCGAAAGCGCGCGCGCGGCCGGCGTGACCGCGGCCTCCTCCACCGAATTCGGCGAAACCACCGAGCCGGTGGTCGGCATCATCACCGAATGGATGAGCAAGGAAGGCCTGCAGGAGCGCGAGGAGGGCGGCGATCTGGGCGGCACCATGCGGCTGGGTGCCTACGAGGCGAATCTGCTGGAAGGCAGCCATGTGTCCAAGCTGTACGACGGTGCGACGACCATCTCCGAACGCCATCGCCACCGCTACGAGGTCAACGTCGCCTATCGCGACCGGCTGGAAGGCGACGGTCTGGTATTCTCGGGCATGTCGCCCGATGGCCTGCTGCCCGAAATCGTCGAGCGGCCCGACCATCCGTGGTTCGTCGGCGTACAGTTCCACCCGGAATTGAAGTCGCGACCCTTCGCGCCGCACCCGCTGTTCGCCGGTTTTGTGGCCGCTGCGCTGCGCCAGTCGCGTCTGGTTTAGCACTGCTGCAACTCAACTTGGATCGCCCCGAGTTAAAGTTAACATCTAACAGTCTTTATCTTTCAGAATTTATCCGTCATAGAAATCCAATGCGTTGTGGGGGCAACGTGAGGATTTTATGGGGGGGCCCATCTATCCAGCTTGTCCCGGGTTTGAACGTCTTCTGCGACCCGGACGGGCAGACTCGGTCAGGGCGGCCATGCCGCGGGGCGGTCCTTTAGGGGGCCGCCCCAAACCCCGCCCAAACTTGTACAAATAAAGAAAAGGCCCGCCGCTCCATTGGGGTGGAGCAGCGGGCGACTGGTTTGCGCGATAGCCTCTCAGGCTATCCATGCCGCGTCAGGCGGCGTCCTTTTCCGACTTGTCGGAGCTGTCGTCGACGAGGCTCAGCGACGATTTCTGGCCGTTGATCGCGATCTTCTTCGGCTTCATCGCCTCGGGCACTTCGCGCAGCAGGTCGATCACCAGCAGGCCGTCGGCCAGATCGGCGCCGGAAACGCGCACGTGATCGGCCAGTTCGAAGCGCCGCTCGAACCCGCGGTTGGCGATGCCGACATGCAGCATCTCGCTATCCGCGCCGCGCGCCTCGTCCTGCTTGCGACCGGTGACGGTCAGCAGGTTCTGCTGCGCGGTGATGTCGATATCCTCGGGCTTGAACCCGGCGAGCGCCAGCGTGATGCGGAACTCGTCCTCGCCGCGCTTCTCGATGTTGAAGGGGGGGTAGTTGTCGCCGCTGTTGCGGACCGAGCTTTCGAGCAGGTCGAACAGGTGATCGAAGCCCACGGTGCTGCGGCGATAGGGGGTGAAATCGATACGTGCCATTGAAACAAATCCTCCATTGAGCGATTCTGTCAGTTACATGGTGTCCGGATCGACCCGTTGTGGCATCGCCGGACGCATCGAATGTAGGGAGCGTGCGAAGGCGCGCAAGAGCCCTCAAACACCGAAAACGCGAGGAACCAGCAGTGGCAGCCAAGATCGATATCTATACCAAGTTCGGATGCGGATACTGCTTCCGCGCCAAGTCCCTGCTCGAAAAGAAGGGCGTCGAATTCAACGAATACGACATCACCATGGGCGGCCCCAAGCGTGACGAGATGCGCGAGCGCGCGCCCAATGCGACCACCGTGCCGCAGATCTTCATCGGCGATACGCATGTCGGCGGCTCGGATGAACTGCATGCGCTGGAGCGGCAGGGCAAGCTCGACGCGATGCTCGAAGGCTGAACACTTCAGTGAGCACAATCGCCGTCCTCCAGATGACCTCGGGAGTCGATCCCGAGGCCAATGCCGATACGCTGATCGCCGGCATGGCGCAGGCGCGCGAGGGCGGGGCGGACATGCTGTTCGCGCCCGAGATGGC
This genomic window contains:
- the moaC gene encoding cyclic pyranopterin monophosphate synthase MoaC, translated to MSGLTHLDEHGSARMVDVGSKAETARSATATGRIAMNAAALAAIRDGTVPKGDVLAAARIAGIMAAKQTASLIPLCHPLALDSVSVDCAVEDDAVRVTATASLTGKTGVEMEAMVACNIALLTIYDMAKALDKGMVIEQVRLLAKTGGKSGDWHADESLGGTAE
- the trpC gene encoding indole-3-glycerol phosphate synthase TrpC; amino-acid sequence: MNKLEEICATKRDEVAERQAQIEVSELIARITAQAPPRGFEAALRQTHADGRRALIAEIKKASPSKGLIREDFQPAEHAKAYAAAGASCLSVLTDEKYFQGHSDYLIAAREACALPALRKDFMVDPWQCGEARAMGADAILIIVAALTDQQAAEIEAAADELGMDVLVEVHDATEMERAHKLKSRLIGVNNRDLRSFTTDIATTEALIPLAPEGAFLISESGIGSAADCARLEAAGAHGFLVGESLMRQADVEAATRDLLNR
- the trpD gene encoding anthranilate phosphoribosyltransferase, whose product is MKSLPLAVPHMNEAEAEEVFGWILDGEASDQEIARFLLAMTERSETADEIAGAARALRARYIPVDGPDNAIDVCGTGGDGHHTLNVSTAVGLVVAACGVPVARHGNRAISSLSGVADTLEVLGLDMEAAGRTAEKTLNEIGICFLFAPNHHPAMRRIQPIRKELGRRTIFNLMGPLSNPVGIKRQLIGIARPGYVSIYGEAAARLGTERTLIVSGDEGLDELSLAAGNEMADVTGNEFAMRRVDASMAGLEHAPVEAIRGGDPQHNAKALSALLKGSPGPYRDAVLFNSAAALIAAGETEDWKEGAARAAEAIDSGGAQRLLERWIAMAK
- a CDS encoding aminodeoxychorismate/anthranilate synthase component II gives rise to the protein MILVIDNYDSFTFNLVHYLQELGAEVRVERNDALTAREAVASGAKGILLSPGPRTPNEAGITLDTVAACADARLPLLGVCLGHQAIGQHFGGRVVQGGLMHGKTSAVTHDASGVFAGLPSPFNATRYHSLVVEDIPEALHVNATSETPGLDGTSVMGFRHAELPIHGVQFHPESIATQHGHDLLANFLRLCGIEARERQAA
- a CDS encoding YcxB family protein translates to MPDQKDWISANWLIVRHRWLWRRFLVAFLILWAIYAALLVGVDAWFYAWDPAYLLADLRDALLYTTIVAAVLVALTAFALPYRVRKMKADTSRLIDGLEIETDVAGIRTSSAIGQLSLTWSQIKRWHENDRLLALMVTDREMILISKGQVEATIVDSIRAHLNNSVEAGLTP
- the pip gene encoding prolyl aminopeptidase encodes the protein MMMEYERTLYPEIEPYETGMLDVGEGHSLYYERVGTPGAKPAVFLHGGPGGGMSPAHRRQWNPEKYDVLLFDQRGCGKSLPFAEIENNDTWRIVEDIERLRKMCGHEKWQVFGGSWGATLSLAYAQTYPERTSEIVLRGVFLGRQKEKDWLYSYGASEIMPEQWDKFTGLIPEDERDNLVKAYHARLTSDDEETRLAAAKEWSLWEGNVATLLPNEELLGSFADPSKAVPFARICARFFLENFFLEEGQLLRDVGKIKDIPGIIVQGRHDICTPPVSAWELKKAWPEAELWIVHDAGHSAGEPGIIDGLVRATDKLAL
- a CDS encoding phosphodiester glycosidase family protein is translated as MRRSLPLIALSLVALAACDQPAAGDPVIRTDISGEKGVEIARAEQAEAKPSASPTPTPTPSETTAPEDSACQPVRFEDVMFTECVADPAKHRVAMVLGNPPYRSLAKYSVSRPKDAPRVAFAMNAGMYDGEGKPIGYYVQNKDRLQELNRNDGSGNFHLKPNGVFYGTGGTWRIRTTEDFYHTVGDRPDFGTQSGPMLLIDGKVHPEISADGPSKRIRNGVGVDKDGKAHFVISSRPVSFGQFVRFFRDVAKTPNALYLDGTVSSLWDPARGRMDTRADLGPLVVVEFKE